Proteins found in one Prosthecobacter sp. genomic segment:
- the nagB gene encoding glucosamine-6-phosphate deaminase, whose protein sequence is MPIRPPAEAYEKVPTVIFPDSAKAAQTLAQEVKQLIETKNKAGKPAVLGMATGSTPVPFYRELIRLHKEEGLSFKNVVTFNLDEYYGLSAEHPESYAKFMAEQLFDHIDIPKANVNLPSGTVPGDQVFNHCRQYEEKIHSMGGIDLQILGIGRTGHIGFNEPGSSRDSLTRRITLDRVTRQDAASDFRGEQNVPHFAITMGVGSILRAKKLVLMAWGENKAVMVAKAVEGPMTEAISASFLQDHADARFFIDSGASRELTRIKLPWLVGPASWTPRETRRAMVWQAFKIKRPILKLIDEHYNENGLSDLLSEQGPAYQLNIRIFNQLQHTITGWPGGKPDEDDTYRPERARPYPKRCLIFSPEPQDAVVGMGGTIDRIVEQGHDVRLIALTSGSLRVPDSEADKFAETLLELASNAAKPDAWGPQVAYAREALALLEAKGEFGEDPPLLRQLKGLILRGELRDAAHTVGLAGDRVTFLDLPFYEHGRYRRFNSTQADVDALARLLLDHKPHQIYITGDAADPSSVSGICFRLLVTALQACAGEEFAGSCSVWLYRGKERPLEPHEIDMAIPMSPLQIERKANAISRYGALSSLEREGPETNRENARLYDALGLAEYEAIETFQRWRRA, encoded by the coding sequence ATGCCCATCCGTCCTCCCGCCGAAGCCTACGAGAAGGTTCCCACCGTCATTTTTCCTGATTCCGCGAAGGCGGCCCAAACGCTGGCGCAGGAAGTGAAACAACTGATCGAGACGAAGAACAAGGCCGGCAAGCCCGCCGTGCTCGGCATGGCGACAGGATCGACGCCGGTGCCGTTTTATCGCGAACTGATCCGCCTGCACAAGGAAGAAGGACTGAGCTTCAAGAACGTCGTCACCTTCAATCTCGATGAGTATTACGGCCTGAGCGCGGAGCATCCTGAGAGCTACGCGAAGTTCATGGCAGAGCAGTTGTTTGATCACATCGACATCCCGAAGGCGAACGTCAATCTTCCGAGTGGCACGGTGCCGGGGGATCAGGTGTTCAATCACTGCCGCCAGTATGAGGAGAAGATCCATAGCATGGGCGGCATTGATTTGCAGATCCTCGGCATCGGGCGAACGGGCCACATCGGCTTCAACGAACCGGGTTCCAGCCGCGACTCGCTCACTCGCCGCATCACGCTGGACCGCGTGACGCGCCAGGACGCGGCGAGCGACTTCCGTGGTGAACAGAACGTGCCGCATTTTGCGATCACGATGGGGGTGGGTTCGATTTTGCGGGCGAAGAAGCTCGTGCTGATGGCTTGGGGAGAAAACAAGGCCGTGATGGTGGCCAAGGCCGTCGAAGGACCGATGACGGAGGCGATTTCGGCCTCGTTCCTGCAGGATCATGCAGATGCGCGGTTTTTCATCGACAGCGGTGCTTCCCGCGAACTCACGCGCATCAAGCTGCCCTGGCTCGTCGGTCCCGCCTCCTGGACGCCGCGTGAGACGCGCCGTGCGATGGTGTGGCAGGCGTTCAAGATCAAGCGGCCGATTTTGAAGCTCATTGATGAGCACTACAACGAGAACGGCCTCTCCGACCTGCTTTCAGAGCAAGGTCCGGCCTATCAGCTCAACATCCGCATCTTCAACCAGCTCCAGCACACGATCACTGGCTGGCCGGGCGGCAAGCCCGACGAGGATGACACGTATCGTCCCGAGCGTGCGCGTCCGTATCCAAAGCGCTGCCTGATTTTCAGCCCGGAGCCGCAGGACGCGGTGGTGGGCATGGGGGGAACGATCGATCGAATCGTCGAGCAGGGCCACGATGTACGCTTGATCGCCCTGACCTCTGGTAGTTTGCGCGTGCCGGACAGCGAGGCGGACAAATTTGCCGAAACGCTGCTGGAACTGGCATCGAACGCCGCCAAGCCGGATGCTTGGGGCCCGCAGGTGGCATACGCGCGCGAGGCGCTGGCTTTGCTGGAGGCGAAGGGTGAGTTTGGTGAAGATCCGCCGCTGCTGCGCCAGCTTAAAGGACTGATTTTGCGCGGTGAATTGCGCGATGCGGCGCACACCGTGGGTCTGGCTGGAGACCGTGTCACGTTTCTAGATCTGCCGTTTTACGAGCATGGTCGCTACCGCCGCTTCAATAGCACTCAGGCGGATGTCGATGCTCTTGCCCGTCTGCTGCTGGATCACAAACCGCATCAGATTTACATCACGGGCGATGCAGCCGACCCTTCGAGCGTTTCGGGCATCTGCTTCCGCTTGTTGGTGACGGCACTGCAAGCCTGCGCGGGCGAGGAGTTCGCCGGTTCATGCAGCGTATGGCTGTATCGCGGCAAGGAGCGTCCGCTGGAGCCGCACGAGATCGACATGGCGATTCCGATGAGTCCGTTGCAAATCGAGCGCAAGGCGAACGCCATCTCACGCTACGGGGCGCTGTCATCGCTGGAAAGAGAAGGGCCGGAGACGAACCGGGAAAACGCACGTCTCTACGATGCGCTGGGCCTGGCCGAGTACGAGGCCATTGAAACATTCCAGCGCTGGCGCAGGGCGTGA
- a CDS encoding transcriptional repressor: MDERIIQRLEAHLASQGLRRTKQRDVIVEAAFATDDHFKAEELLEKARKLDITVSRATVYRTLTLLVECGLLREVDLGRDQTYYDPNFLDKPQHNHLICLDCDRVVEFEDEHTALLHDCITRRLGFQPSMKSMRIEAHCDELSRLGKCKYRDAKLVTAG; this comes from the coding sequence ATGGACGAACGTATCATTCAACGTCTGGAGGCGCATCTGGCCAGCCAGGGCCTGCGCCGCACCAAGCAGCGCGATGTCATTGTGGAGGCGGCCTTCGCCACCGACGATCACTTCAAAGCCGAGGAACTCCTCGAAAAAGCCCGCAAGCTCGACATCACCGTTTCGCGGGCCACCGTCTATCGTACCTTGACGCTACTGGTGGAGTGCGGACTGCTCCGCGAGGTCGATCTCGGGCGCGACCAGACCTATTACGACCCGAACTTCCTCGACAAGCCACAGCACAACCACCTGATCTGCCTCGATTGCGACCGGGTGGTGGAATTTGAGGATGAGCACACCGCCCTGCTGCATGATTGCATCACCCGCCGGCTTGGATTCCAGCCCAGCATGAAAAGCATGCGCATCGAAGCACACTGCGATGAGCTGAGCCGCCTCGGCAAATGCAAGTATCGCGACGCCAAGCTGGTCACCGCAGGCTGA